A window from Salvia miltiorrhiza cultivar Shanhuang (shh) chromosome 2, IMPLAD_Smil_shh, whole genome shotgun sequence encodes these proteins:
- the LOC131007939 gene encoding uncharacterized protein LOC131007939: MAKTKGGAGSGSNQPPKKKGAKIPPPKRTTRRTASEETSTKITEDPLLEIQPEDKGRAEVLQQEEREVARAAAESTQPEEGEPELTPPVKKSKKAQASRATPAQSTVASPPIQAQPQPQIPETSVQEGRTASEDTEEEEQEKAEEEKSEEEKVDEEEDDEAEEVEAVQEKEVEISTPQSKRPGVKRKLDVAKPPLPVKAKPAPAGSKTRTKAE, translated from the coding sequence ATGGCCAAAACCAAAGGAGGAGCAGGCTCCGGAAGCAACCAACCGCCGAAGAAGAAAGGCGCCAAAATCCCACCTCCAAAGCGTACCACAAGGCGGACCGCTTCGGAGGAGACCTCCACTAAAATCACCGAAGACCCTTTGCTGGAGATCCAGCCCGAGGACAAGGGGCGTGCCGAAGTCCTCCAACAAGAGGAACGAGAAGTAGCAAGAGCAGCCGCCGAGTCGACGCAACCGGAAGAGGGAgagcccgagctcacccctCCTGTGAAGAAATCAAAGAAGGCTCAGGCGAGCAGAGCAACTCCGGCGCAGTCCACTGTCGCATCACCACCTATTCAAGCTCAACCGCAACCGCAAATTCCAGAAACCTCCGTGCAAGAGGGAAGAACAGCTTCCGAAGATACGGAAGAGGAAGAACAAGAGAaagcggaggaggagaagagcgaagaagagaaggtggacGAGGAAGAGGATGATGAAGCGGAGGAAGTTGAGGCCGTTCAGGAAAAGGAAGTAGAAATCTCGacaccccagagcaagagaccCGGAGTAAAAAGGAAGCTAGATGTTGCCAAGCCCCCACTACCAGTTAAGGCCAAACCGGCACCGGCAGGCAGTAAGACCCGAACAAAAGCTGAGTAG